A genomic window from Fusarium verticillioides 7600 chromosome 5, whole genome shotgun sequence includes:
- a CDS encoding hypothetical protein (At least one base has a quality score < 10), whose product MDTHCHSPGLRKLLSVSYIIINPCSANSLLVLASATLALASPLATFGPGSSCKPGKPAPVLPVNGGATELPAPPQGVALKHIAFGFGIQNYTCADAAATPAAIGALAVLYDITHLYPGQGPSSLTPDKWASFTGDVLSTGKVPLNLNTNGVGASTTNPFPKKQDLKVQGLQKKLPYLGHHFFNAAGVPTFDLDKANQLLVCKKLDGIKAPSTASAGPDGTGAVDWLYLGDAGGSIGVSYVYRVNTAGGVSHGCKAKGTDSTSYSALYWFYG is encoded by the exons ATGGAT ACGCATTGTCATAGTCCGGGTCTCAGAAAGTTGCTTTCGGTCTCCTACATCATCATTAACCCATGCTCCGCCAACTCCCTTCTCGTCCTTGCCTCTGCCACTTTGGctctggcttctcctcttgcTACCTTTGGACCTGGTTCTAGCTGCAAACCTGGAAAGCCTGCTCCTGTGCTCCCAgtcaatggtggtg CTACTGAACTCCCTGCTCCTCCCCAAGGCGTCGCTCTCAAGCACATCGCTTTTGGCTTCGGTATTCAGAACTACACCTGCGCTGATGCCGCCGCCACTCCCGCTGCCATCGGTGCTCTGGCTGTTCTCTACGACATCACTCATCTCTACCCGGGCCAAGGTCCTTCATCTCTGACTCCCGACAAATGGGCCTCTTTCACTGGTGACGTCCTCAGCACCGGAAAGgtccctctcaacctcaacaccaacggcGTCGGAGCTTCTACTACCAACCCTTTCCCCAAGAAGCAGGATCTCAAGGTCCAAGGcctccagaagaagctccccTACCTCGGACATCACTTCTTCAACGCTGCTGGAGTTCCTACCTTTGACCTCGACAAGGCCAACCAGCTTCTCGtctgcaagaagctcgacgGTATCAAAGCTCCTTCTACTGCCTCCGCTGGCCCTGACGGTACCGGCGCTGTTGACTGGCTCTACCTTGGCGACGCTGGTGGTAGCATTGGTGTCTCCTACGTCTACCGTGTCAACACTGCTG